The Agrobacterium vitis region CCAGGCTCGGCGCATGTGCCGGGTGGAGGCAAAGCCTGCACGTTCCGCCACCGTTTCCATATCCAGCCGCGATCCTGTCACCAGTTGGTGCGCCAGCGCCACCCGGACGCGGTTGACGTAATCGCTGACGCTCATCCCCGTCTGGTCGTTGAACAACCGGGAAAGCGTGCGGGCACTGGTGGCGGCGATTGAGGCCATGCTGGCCACCGTCCAGTCCCGGGCAGGATCGGCTGAAACGGCATCCTGAACCTTGTGAATAGCGGGGTGCAGGTGGTTGCGTCCTTCCAGCCAGGGGGAAAGCTGCGGATCGCCGCCCGCCCGCCGCAGATAGACGACAAGATAGCGGGCGGCGCTGAGTGCTGTTGCATGGCCTGCCTCTTGCGCCACCAGCGCCAGCATCATGTCGATCCCGGCGGTAATACCGGCTGTGGTCAGCCGATCCCGGTCCTCGACATAGAGGCGGTTTTCCAGCACCCGTGCTGTTGGGGCCAGCCGTTGCAGATCGGCGGTTGCCGCATGATGGGTGGTGCAGGCATAGCCTTCCAGCAAGCCAGCGCGCGCCGCCAGCATGGCGCCTGAGCAAACCGCCACGAGCTTGATGCCGGGCCGGACCACGCGCCGCAGCCAGGCGACAATTGCCGCTTCCTGCGCCAGATCCTCGGGAAGGTGTGCAGCGTCCGTGGCGCCAAGTGGCTGGCTGGCATTGCCGGGGACAACGATCACCGCACCATCAGGCACGGTTTCTGGCAGCGGGCCAATCCCGGCAAGTTCGATTCCGATCGAGCTGGTGACGGTCGCGGATGGGCCGACATAGCGAACAGCAAACTGCACGGCTTGCTGTTCGAGATTGGCTTTGCGCAGCACTTCCATCGGTCCGGCGAGATCCAGCAGCAATGCACACGGCGGCACGACGACGATCATGTCGATCAGGCGCGGTGGCTGGATCTGCTCCTTCATGGTTATGCCGCTGCGTTTAATGACGCAGGGGTAAGCGCCTGCTCGACCGTGGCAATGCGGGCGAAGCGGCCAGCCAGCACCAGTTCGGTACGGGCGCGGATCTCCGCTGCACTCCATTCACGACCCTGCTCGTCAGTCATCGGGAAGGTGAGGGTGGCTTCACCAACGAAATCGACGCTGTAGCCGAGGTCAGATGCATGGCGCGTCGTGGTTTCGCAGCATTGCTCCGTGCGAATGCCGGAGACGATCAGATGGCGGATAGTGTTGCGGGTCAGCCAGACATCCAGCCCTGTGCCGACCAGTGCGCTGTGGCGGGTCTTGCGAAACACCGCGTCCGGCGTAATCGTCAGCGGCGACAGTGTGGTGACGAAGCCAGAGACTTCGCTGAACGGGCCGGTCTCTTCCACATGAAAGATCTGCACCGTAGGAATGCCCGCCTTCCGGGCGCCATCGATTAGCGCCTGTTGGCGCTCCAGATAGGCAGGCAAGGCTTCTTCGCGGAAATAGGGACGGTGGCGAAAGGATTGCTGTGCATCGATAACCAGCAGGGCGCAGTTGGCCAGCAGGGCGCAGTTGGAATGTGTCATGGTCATTGCCTCTATGGGAGTGTCTATCGCTGAAGATGTTACCAGTCTAGCGATGAAAACCCTCGGCGAAATACCGCTTCCTGACGAGGATGGGACAAATCACGCCAATCTTTATTGTCTATACGGTCCACTCTGTCGAGCACGAAAAAGCCGCGCATCCTTCTGCATAATTTTATCCTTAAATCGATTTTTCTTTAAGGAGCTATTCAGCAGCCTTTTGTTTATGCACCGACCCAAACTCCGCTAACGCACCCATCAGATTTATCCGAAAACCGGCTCTTAATTTTCGGTTCAATGCTCTATTTTACTTCAGTCTCTTTCCGCTGTATGAGCGCCACACCACCCAGTATCATGGTGAGGCCCAGGCCGGTGAAGCTGTAGGACATTTCTGTGCCGTGCAGGATGTCGAGAATGAGACCGGTGCCCATCTGTCCTGCAATGATTAGAATAGCTGTAGCCGTTGCCCCGATGCGGGCGATTAGCCAGCTGCCCGATGCCACGAAGATCACCCCGAGCGCGCCACCAAAAAAGGCGTAGAGCGGCGCTTCGAAAACACCTGGACGCGAAAGTTCGCCATAGGCCAGACCCAATATAGTTAGTACGGCAAAGCCAACGATATGGTTCCAGAAAGACGCCACGAGAGCGGTGGTGGTAAGGCTCAGTCTGCCATTCAACTGGCGGCTCAGGCTAATGAGGACGCCGGCGATTGCGGCAAAAAGGATTGAAACCATCATAATTTATTTTCCATAGAAAACCATGAGGCAACTGCCAGCGACAATCAGGATCATGGCTGCCACGTCCCGGAACGCCACCCGCCGCGCTGACAAGCCAAACAATCCCCACCAGTCTGCGGCGAGGCTGAAAAGCCCTTGTCCTACAAGCGTTAGGGCAATCGTTCCCGAAAGCGCGATGGGTGAGTTTACTGCAAGGCTGATGAGAATAACCGTGGCAGATCCGGATACGCCGCCAAGGTAAGCCCATGCCGGAGCCTGCGAGGTGACTTTGAGTTGTTCTTTCCGGCCAAAGGCGGCGAACACGAGCATAAACACCAGTGCTGTTATTGTGCCGCTGCCATGGGCAATCCAGGATGCGAGCACGGCACCGCCGTGCATTGTCAGCACACCATTCAAATGCGCCATCACGGCCAAAAGGCCACCCGAGCCAAGGGCGGCGGTGAGGGATAGGATTTTCGGATTCACGGCCACGTTTTGCGCTCTAAAAAATAATAAACTCTGCTCTGAAATTGTTGCTTGCGTCCATAGGATGCATATCTGCGAACGTACACGTCCGCAAGTATCAAGATCACCTCTGGATGGTTTCGCCCATCCATTCCGGCTGTAGCAACGTTATGTGCGCTATAAAGCGCCGCTTTTGCAACGGCTGCATCCTTAGATTGACAAAATAAAAAAATCAACTAATTGTCGCGCCGACAAAAGGTAAGATGTTTTTTTATAATGAATTTCAGCACCTCGGGGAGGCACTGAAGCTCTTAATTTCTTTGTTTTTATGCATTTCCAGTTGGCAAATCCGTTCCAAATTTTTCCTGGAAATGCTCAGGCATTTGTTAACATCGTTTTTCAGGAGGCATCATGTTAGGCAGCCATGTTCAACAGGAAATTGTCGAGTTGATGCGCTATGCCGACCTGGTTTCGAAAAAAGGCTATGTCTGTAATCAATTGGGCAACATCGCCCTTCGCTCAAAAAAACAGGACGAACTTGCTGAAAGCCTGATCCTGACGAAACATAAAGGCATTTCACTTGAGGAAATGACCCGTGACAACATCATCGCGATCGGCCTGGAATCCAACAGGCTCTATCTTGGCGATGTGCTTCCAAGCATCGGTCACGCTCTGAACAGGGAAATCTTTCTGTGCCGCCCGGATGTGATGGCGGTCATACATGTTCACGCTGACGAGCTGATTGCCTATTTCTCGCTATTTTATCAACGTCGCTTCCGTTTTATCTCAGCAGATGCGGCGGCCATTCTGGGTGCTCCGGTCGAGATTTTTCCACCGGAACTGAATGTTGAGGTCGATGCTGCCCAGGCCTCGGCGGCAATCATGAGAACAAACACGCTCATCCTTGCCAATCACGGCATTACCACTTACGGCGCCAGTCTCTCTCAGGCTTATCATCGCCTGAATAGCATGGTGGCGGAGGTGCGCCGGATCATGATGGCCACGGAACTTGCCCATCTCGCATCCGCCTCTGTTAACTACCTTAACGACAGCGAGGAGCAGGAATTATACGAATTGGCAAAAAGAATTTGATTGCACATGCTGTGCTTCGAACCGCGACATTGCATTGTTTGGTGTAAATCCCTGCTTCTCTTCTGGACCTGCCAATGATTACCGAATTCTGCCACGCAACGGCAATCAGCCCCATCGACGGTCGTTATTTTCAAAAGGTCGGAGATCTGAGCCGATATTTTTCAGACTTTGCGTTGGTGAAAACACGTCTGAAGGTCGAAATTGAGTATTTCATTCGTCTATGGCATGCCATTGGACACGGCGAGCAGTCATTGTCAGTTGCTGATACTGCCAGCCTGCGGAAGTACCATGATGGATTTTCTCTCGAAGATTACGAGGAAATTCAGACCATAGAGCGGGAAACTCGGCACGATGTAAAGGCGGTGGAAATTTTCCTGAAGCGGCGTATATCAACGCTGTTGGGAAGCCGGGCGGCTGAGTTGGTCCATTTCGGATTGACCTCTCAGGACATCAACGATGTCGCTATTCCGTTCCTGCTGCGGCTGTCGCTTGCCGATATCCTTGTACCGGAGCTTGAAACGCTTGCCGCTTCGATAGAAGGGCTTTCGGAAACGTTGCGATTCGTGACCTTCATAGCACGGACGCATGGTCAGCCCGCTTCACCAAGTACCTTCGGAAAAGAGTTTCGCGTGTTTGCAAATCGCCTGCGTGGTGAGTTGGATCTGCTCAAAGCTATTCCCCACTATGGCAAATTCGGCGGTGCAACTGGCAATTTGAACGCTCATATTCTTGTTTACCCGGATATTGACTGGGTCACCTTTGGTGCTGAGTTCCTTCACGACGAGTTTGGCCTTGTCAAAAGCGCGCTGACAACCCAGATCAACAACCATGAAGGTCTGGCACGGATCTTTGATTGCCTGTCACGAATCGCCGCGATTTTGCAGGACCTGTCGCAGGATGTCTGGCTCTATCTTTCGCTTGGTTTGCTGACCTTGAGGTCTGAGAAGAGCGAAGTAGGCTCTTCCGCCATGCCACATAAGGTCAACCCAATCAGCTTTGAGAATGCAGAGGGGAACCTTCAGATGGCCTCAGCGATTTTTTCATTTCTGAGCCGTAAGTTGCTGGTGTCTCGGCTTCAGCGCGATCTGACCGATTACACACTGAAGCGCAATATAGGCGTGCCGATGGCGCATCTGTTGCTTTCCGTGAAGAATATCGGCGAGGGGCTGTCACGCATTATCGCCCATGAGGCGAATATCGCGTCCGATCTTGAAAGACATTTTGTCGTGGTTGCGGAAGGTATTCAAACCATCCTTCGTGCAGAGGGCATTCCTCAATCCTACGATCTTGTGAAAAATCTGGTGAGAGGCACGTCAATCGGTCGGGCTGAACTCGTACATTGGATCGAAGGACTTACAGTTTCCGAGGACATTAAACGGAAATTGGCGGAATTGTCTCCTGAAACCTATATCGGAAATGCCAAATGCTTCTAGATTTCACAGGCGGTGGTTACTGTGTCTTAGATTACGACGACACCGTCATGCAGACACGCCAATGCAAGATCTCTGCCATCGTGGAACTCGGTCGCAGAATGTTCAGCCGTGACATTGCGCGACAGGAGATTGAAAAGCACTGGGGAATTGCCCACACAGCGCTTTTCGAAACCGTTTTCTCCATTTCCGGCTCCGAGCTGGACGCCGCCCTTTCGCAGTATGCGGCCATGGATAGCGAGTTTCCCTTGATCCCGCACAGGGAAGCGAAATCCGCCCTCGAATGGTTGCAAACGAAGTATAAGCTCATCATCGTCTCCTCCTGCGAGCGGCAATTGATTGAGCGACAACTCGCTGCAAGTGAGCTTTCCACTCTTAAACCCGCAAGAATTTACGGCTGTTTTGACACCAAGTTTCACAAGCCTTCGGGTAGGGTTTTTGATGAAATGCTTGTCGAGTTTCCTGATCTCGATAAAGCCAACACAGTCTACATTGGTGATGGCATCAAGGACATGCAGGCCGCACGCGATGCAGGCCTTGCGTTTATCGGTGTGGATCGCGCGGAAATGGAGACGGCTGCGATTCTAGCCGCGGGAGGAAGCGTCTTCTCATCCTTGTCGCAGATCGCTGAACGGTTAATGCGAGGGCATGATGCTGCGTGACGGCGACCGTCAAAGGCTTTTGGTGGCCATCACTGAGAGTATGAGTGCGACGCCATTGTGCGATTCCAATGGCATTATGCGGCCGCGTTATCTTAACAGTCACAAGCTGCTTGCATCCCCGGCAATTCTTCGGCTGTGCAGCGAAATATTGCATGATTTCGTTCAACGGACGGACGCGACATATCTTGTCGGACTTGCCATGGGCGGGTGTTGTCTTGCCGGCGCAATCAGTGTTTTGAGTGTTGAAACGGCGCGCCCAATTCCTGTGGCAATGATCCGCGACCGCGAAAAGACCCATGGCTATGTCGGATTGCTAAATCATGACATTGGATCGGGCCAGAAGGTCTGTATCATAGATGATGTGATCAGTACCGGCGCATCCATGCGAAGGGCACTTGATATATTGGCACGCCAGGATGCGACGGTGGTTGGCATTGCCGCCGCGATACGGCGCGGCGACACCGGTGTCGAGGCTCTGGAAAGCCTTGGTCATAAGGTCCATACGATTGTTGATCTTTACGAGGCAAAAACGGAGCTAACAGCATCGCCCGTTTAGTCAAGCGCATCTCAGATGCTGTCGCCGCGTAATGGGCAACACGATAAATCATTGAAAGCGGATCTTCGTATTCTTCGTTACGGCACATGGGCATAAAAAGGCCGCCCATCCTTCGGATGCGCGGCCTCACAGCCTCTGGCTTTTTTATATCTTACAGCGCTGCCAGAAGTGCTGGCGTTGGCCAGCCATCGGCGGGGATGTTGCGCTTCAGCTGTTCCTTCTGCACGGCGTCGCGGGTGCCGCCGCCCAGAATGCCGTCGATCTCGCCGACGTCATAGCCGAGGCCCTTCAGCTTGGTCTGCAATTCCTTCATCTGCACATCGGTCAATCCCTGTTCCGGATTACCCTTCAGATAAGCCTCGGCACCTTCGAGACGTGTGGCGAAATAGGCGGCAGAGGTCGTGTAGATAAACGACTTGTTCCATTCCAGATAGATGCCGAAATTGGGATAGGTGATGAAGGCCGGTCCCTTGCGGCCTTGCGGCAGCACCAGTTCGCCTTCCAGATCGGCAAATTTGGTGTTGCCGTCACGCGGCTTGACGCCAAGCTTGAACCAGTCGCCCGCCTTCATGCCGCTATCGAAGCCGCTCTTTTCCCAGGGCAGGGTGTCCGGCACGGTGACTTCCTGAATCCACGGTTCGCCACGCTTGAAGCCGAGATGCTGGATGAATTTGCCTGCCGTCATGATCGCATCGGGTGAGCTGGATTTCAGCGCCACATGGCCATCGCCGTCGCCATCGACGCCGAAAGCAACGATATCCTTGGGGAGCATCTGTACTTGGCCAACTTCACCGGCCCAGGCGCCGGTATTGGTGGCGGGGTCGAGATCGCCGTGCTGGACCATGGTGATCAGCGCCAGCAATTGCGGGCGAAACAGTTCCGGGCGACGGCAATCATGCGCCAGCGTTACCAGCGCGTTGCGGGTGTTGAAATCGCCCTGCACAGCGCCGAAATCCGTTTCCATCGCCCAGAAGGCGGCGATCACGCCGGGGGCAACGCCGTATTCCTTTTCGGCCCGGTCGAAGACCGCGCTATATTGCTGCAATTTCTGCTTTCCCTGGTCCAACCGGCCTTTGGAAACGGTGCGGGTGGAAAATTCGGTAAAGGTCTGCTTGAACACGCCCTGGGCGCGGTCGCGGCCCAGCACCTTCTGGTCGATCTGCGCACCGGCCAGCGCCTTGTCCGCAGCCTCGGCCGAGGCGCCGTTGGCGACGGCTTCCGCCTTGACGCCAGCCAGGAAAGCGGTGAGATCACCACCGCATTGCGGTGCCTGGGCAAAGGCCGTGCCGGCCATAAGGCCGCTCAACGCGGCTGCGAGCGTGAAGCGAGACAGGATATGCATGGATAAAGCCCCCGGATATGAAAAGAACATGCCCCGCTCTGCCGAAGCTTTGTGACAGAAGCATGGAGAGGAGCCGGGTTTTACCCGGCATGACGCAAAACTTCGGTCTACTGCATAATTTCCCCCTGAAATAATTATCAATTTAAGGGGGGGGGAATTATGCAGTAGATTTATAGTGCTACAGCGAACCTTTGTGCGCCATGTGTGGCGCACGGCGCTGTAGAGCGCTCAGTTTGCGGCGGTCTGCTGGGTGGGCATTGAGACGGCCTGTACCCATTTGCGCCAGTTCTGCTGGGTGCCGGCAAAGACGTTGATGTCGGTATCGCCCTTGATGCCGGGGATGACGCCGGTCGAGGTATATTGCCAGAAGGCCCAGCGGCGGTCCGGATAGATTTCCGAGGGGTGTTTGGCGACGGCCCGGACCCAGAAATAATGATCCTGGAACGCGCCTTGCAAATTGTCCTTATGGAAATCGACCGATGTATAGATGATCGGACGCTTGCCATAATAGGCTTCCAACCGGTCCATGAAGCGCTTCATCTCGCTGCGCACCACATCGGCCGGGGGCCGCTTGGTGCAGGTCTTGGAGGTATGGTTCCACTCGACATCCAGAACAGGCGGCATGTCCATCGAGGCTTTCGGCACATTAGCGATGAACCAGTCGGCCTGTTCGTCGGCGCTGGAGCAGAAATAGTAGAAATGATAGGGCGCATGCGGCAGGCCAGCGGCATTGGCCTGCTGCCAGTAATCGGCAAATTTCGGATCGATCACATCCTTGCCTTCGGTGGCCTTGATGAAGGCGAAGGAGACCCCGGACTGGCGCACCTGCATCCAGTTGATATTACCGTTCCATTTCGACACGTCGATGCCGTGGACCTGATGGCGATGCGGGGAATTGATGCCGAAATCCTGCGGGTCCTTGTCCTGGAATTTCGGCTGGATCGAGCCGGTTTCCATGAAGTCGTAGCTCGTCGAGGTGCAGGACGCCATCGCCAAACAAACCGGAATAAGTGCCAGGACCAGCGACCGCATCGAAAACCCATTCATTCAGCTATTATGCCAGGGCAGCGCATGCCCATGGCAAGATCAAAAGACGCGGAAAATTAAGAACTAGAGATAACCAGCCCGACGAAGCCGAACTGGAAAACCTCCAGCCTGACTTTGCTTCATCATCGTTAAAATGTGGTTATTTTCAATCGCTCATATCGATAGATCAAAAATACCGACCTATTGAGCGGAAAGAACGGTGATCTGTCAGGCCGCCGGGCGGCGGATAATGGCATGCCAAGCATAGCCACGATAGAGTGGTGAGAAGCTCAGTGTTGCGCCTGCGGCTTCAGTCTGGGCGACCAGTTCTTCGCGCAGGTTGGGCCTTGGCGTAACGTGAAACCGGGCGAGCCAGGCATGCAGGCCTGTTCGAAACCAGCCTGGCAAGTGTTCCTGCTGGCCAAAATCGACGATATGTAGCGAGCCACCGGGCTTTAAGGCGGCAAGCGAACAGGCAATCGCCTTTTGCCAGTCAGGGATCATCGACAGCGCATAGGAGATCAGGACTCGGTCGAAACCGGTCATGGCAAAATCAGCGGCGGTGAACGCCGAAGCGTCGGCGATGCGCAGATCCGGCTGACGGGGGCGACCGCGAAAATTACGCCTGGCCTGCACCAGCATTTCGCTGGAAATGTCGAGACCGTAGAGATGCGACATCGGATAGAGCCGCTCGGTGCAGATCAGATTGCGGCCCGTGCCGCAGGCCACTTCCAGCAGGCTGCCATTCTTCGGCAGGTCCAACCCGACAATGGCGGTGTCGCGCCCAAGCAGGTAATATTTGCGGGTCAGGTCATAGATATGACGCTGGCTGCGATAGACCTGATCCATCTTGCTGGCATGCTGCCGGTCCAGGTTCGGGCCGGAATGGTCCTGACCGATACGGGCATCGTTCATGCCGTCTTCTCATAGATATGGAAGCCACCGTAAATTGCCGAGCGGTCGAGCGCGTTGAAATGCACGGACAACTCTTTCAGATAGGACCATTGATCGGCAAGCGCCGGGGAAATCCGGCCTTCGATCACGCTTTTTTCGGCAGCGGTCCGGAAAATAACCCGAGCATCCTTGGCGGCGGTGCGGGTGATTTCGGTCCAGAGATCGTTCAACTGCTCGTCGGTCATCCAGTCCTGGGCATCGAGCAGAATGAACCGGTCGACACTGCCCGCGGGCTTGGTGGAGAGCAGTTCGGTATAGCTGGCATGATGGACATTGACGCGGTCGACGCTGGTGCGGATCGTGCGGTAATAATCGGCCCGCAGATAATCCGGCAATGCGCCCTCATGGGATTTCGGATAGCGGCGGGCGAATGCCTGCCAGGCAAAATAATTATCCCGCAGTGAGAAGTGACAGGCGAGCTTTTCCAGCCGGCCTTTCAGCACCGGTGCAATGGTGCCGGTTTCCGAGACGCTGGCCAGTTCGTCATATTGCTGCGGCGGAATGCCGAGGCCGAACAGCGAGCTTTTACGGTTGGTCAGCCAGCGGATAACAGGCTTTTCAAACAGCGGCGCGATACGGGTCTCGAAAAACTGCCGCTGTTCGCGCAGGGTCCGGCACTGGGTGATTTCTTCCAGCTTGACGCCGTGCAGGCGGGCCAGAAGATGCGTGGCGGTGATGAAGCGGCCCAGCAGGCCGGTGCGGTAGAAATTGCCGTTGAACACCCGGATGCGACGGCGCCCGGTCAGGGTGCGGCGGCTCCAGTAGCGCCGCGTGGTGGCGTCCAGATGCGGTGCCACATATTGCTCGACCATGGCGGCATTGCTGCGGGCATTATCGGTGCCCAGCAGGCGCACCACGGCGGTGTGATCGGGCAGATGCCGGAAGGCAGCCAGCTTCAGCTTGTTGAGGGCGATGTGATGCGGATTGAGATCGACGACGTCGATACTATCAGGCTCCCGCGAAAGATAAGCCAGCATGTTGCAGCCACCGGAGCCGATGGTGACGACGCGGTGGCCAGCGCCAAGCTGCATGGCCTGCATGTCGACATCCGGGTCTTCCCAGATCTGCGGATAGACGAGGCCGGAAAACAGCAGGCCGAACAACCGCTCCGACAGGCCCTTGCGTGACAGCGCATTATGTTGAAGCAGCGCCGATTTCAGCTTCTGGTTTTTGCGGAATCCGGCATCTGGAACAAGTTCTGTCATGTGAAGGGTGCCCCGTTCTGAAGTTTTTATCGGAATAGTGGTTGTCCACTACAGTTTGATGACGGGGCCTGTTGACCAGTGGCCGGGCGGTGCGCCCGGTGAAAATCCCGTGGTTTTTCAACCGTCATACCCTTTCATGCCCGCTGTAATCATGCTTGCATGCGGACCTCGTGTGGCGGGTTGTGAAACAGAATCACCTTTCCGCTCCAGGTTCTTGTTTAAGCATCGGATTTTCCGGATATCGGTTCACAGTTCCCGATCCGCGACACCATCCGGGGCGGGAGGAAATCGCATGCGTTTGCTGATCAGGTTTGTCCAAGGACTGCTGCTTGCTGTCCTGGTGGTTATCGTCGGGGCTGCCACGTGGCTTTGGCTGGCGCCGCCGGAATTGCTGAGGGTTGGGACAGGCTACGCCGCCAAAATAGTCTGCTCCAATGTGTTCATCGCCAAGCGTGATCCGATGGAGGTTTTGTCTGAGGATGTGCAGGCGCCGGGTCATCCGCTGTTGCGTTTCCTGCGGCTGAATGTCGATCGGGATGCAGGCATGGTCACGGCCTATATGTTCGGGGCTTTTGCACCCAGCACGGCCATTGCCCGGCCCGGTCTGGGCTGCGCTAACGTGCCCGATGGAAAAATCGATGCGGCTCGCAAGGTGCATCTGCCGCAGCCGCTTGCCGTTGCAGCGGCCTCAAACCCAGCCCCAAACCCAGCACCCTGGCCGGATGGAACGGGCGCATCGCATACCGACCCAGTGCTGGCGGGCATTCTTGCCGATCCGGCCCTGACCGGGCCATCGATGCGGGCCACCTTGGTGATTCGCGATGGAGAATTGCTTGGTGAGGCCTATGGTCCGGGCTTTGGCGCCGATACGCCGCTGATCGGCTGGTCAATGACAAAGACCGTCATGGCCATGCTGATCGGCCAGCGGATGGGGGAGGGCGGGCTTGACCTCGACAAGGACCATCTGTTGCCTCAGTGGACCGACGGGCGCGCGGCAATCACCCTGCGCCAATTAATGGGCATGGAAAGTGGCCTGCGGTTCAACGAGGATTATGGCGATGTCAGCGATGCAACGCGCATGCTGTTTCTGGAGCCGGATCAGGCGGCATTCGTCGCCTCTCAGCCGCTGGACGCGACGCCCGGTACGCAGTTTCACTATTCGACCGGTACCAGCGTGCTGCTGGCCCGCCTGCTGATGGACAGCTTGCCGCCGGAACAGGCGCTGTCTTATCCCCAAACCGCCTTGTTTAAGCCGCTCGGCATGACCAGTGCAGTGCTGGAGGCCGACGAAACAGGCACTTTGGCAGGTGGGTCCTATCTCTATGCCAATGCCCGCG contains the following coding sequences:
- a CDS encoding DUF3419 family protein, which codes for MTELVPDAGFRKNQKLKSALLQHNALSRKGLSERLFGLLFSGLVYPQIWEDPDVDMQAMQLGAGHRVVTIGSGGCNMLAYLSREPDSIDVVDLNPHHIALNKLKLAAFRHLPDHTAVVRLLGTDNARSNAAMVEQYVAPHLDATTRRYWSRRTLTGRRRIRVFNGNFYRTGLLGRFITATHLLARLHGVKLEEITQCRTLREQRQFFETRIAPLFEKPVIRWLTNRKSSLFGLGIPPQQYDELASVSETGTIAPVLKGRLEKLACHFSLRDNYFAWQAFARRYPKSHEGALPDYLRADYYRTIRTSVDRVNVHHASYTELLSTKPAGSVDRFILLDAQDWMTDEQLNDLWTEITRTAAKDARVIFRTAAEKSVIEGRISPALADQWSYLKELSVHFNALDRSAIYGGFHIYEKTA
- a CDS encoding serine hydrolase domain-containing protein, which translates into the protein MRLLIRFVQGLLLAVLVVIVGAATWLWLAPPELLRVGTGYAAKIVCSNVFIAKRDPMEVLSEDVQAPGHPLLRFLRLNVDRDAGMVTAYMFGAFAPSTAIARPGLGCANVPDGKIDAARKVHLPQPLAVAAASNPAPNPAPWPDGTGASHTDPVLAGILADPALTGPSMRATLVIRDGELLGEAYGPGFGADTPLIGWSMTKTVMAMLIGQRMGEGGLDLDKDHLLPQWTDGRAAITLRQLMGMESGLRFNEDYGDVSDATRMLFLEPDQAAFVASQPLDATPGTQFHYSTGTSVLLARLLMDSLPPEQALSYPQTALFKPLGMTSAVLEADETGTLAGGSYLYANARDWAKLAQCLLQDGVWQGQRLLPEGYVKTMATPTKSSGGTYGQGQIWRSGPGLAPDSTFGITEETLWFQGHDGQTIAIVPSRKLIVLRMGLTPSWDNYRPQKLLKAVLDAMP